From a single Clostridium isatidis genomic region:
- a CDS encoding hemerythrin domain-containing protein, with the protein MDAINLMVEEHKNIKLMLKIVRKVSFNIMNGGQVNFDEFDKIIDFIRNYADKHHHKKEEDYLFNKMVEEIGPTAEKVVNQGMLVEHDWGRLFIRRLDEALKDLKEGKEEAKLDIVANAVGYTNLLKDHIHKEDNVIYNFARRQLKAETLEKINEECESFEKETIEEAKKYLDILTDLAKKYEIEMEE; encoded by the coding sequence ATGGATGCTATTAATTTAATGGTAGAAGAGCATAAAAATATTAAGCTTATGTTAAAGATAGTTAGAAAAGTTTCTTTTAATATAATGAATGGCGGGCAAGTGAACTTTGATGAATTTGACAAAATTATTGACTTTATAAGAAATTATGCTGATAAACATCATCATAAGAAAGAAGAGGATTATTTATTTAATAAAATGGTTGAGGAAATTGGACCAACTGCTGAAAAAGTAGTAAATCAAGGTATGCTTGTTGAACATGATTGGGGAAGATTATTTATAAGAAGACTTGATGAGGCCTTAAAGGATTTAAAAGAAGGAAAAGAAGAAGCCAAATTAGATATAGTTGCAAATGCAGTAGGATATACTAATTTATTAAAGGATCATATTCATAAAGAAGATAATGTAATATATAATTTTGCAAGAAGACAATTAAAGGCAGAAACCCTTGAAAAAATTAATGAAGAATGTGAAAGCTTTGAAAAAGAAACAATTGAAGAAGCAAAAAAATATTTAGATATTTTAACAGATTTAGCGAAAAAATATGAAATTGAAATGGAGGAATAA
- a CDS encoding histidinol-phosphatase, with translation MKTNYHTHNFRCNHAVGNVKDYIIEAIKNEYDEIGLSDHMPHPGKNIDNVSRMKYEELVEYFKEIDEVKDKYKNEISIRKGMECEYFEDYDWLYKELREKYKAEYLILGVHFFPYKNEWYYVGDLDLNSESLKAYTDYVIKSMESRKFDYLAHPDLFGISYRNWDENTINASRRILEAAEKLDMPIEININGIRRPVIRYNLGERYAYPIKEFWELSKEYSVKRIIGVDAHNPLNLENMEWGLNFAKEIKLDIIEKLNL, from the coding sequence ATGAAAACTAACTATCATACACATAATTTTAGATGTAATCATGCAGTAGGAAATGTTAAAGATTATATTATTGAGGCGATAAAAAATGAATATGATGAAATTGGTTTATCAGATCATATGCCCCATCCAGGTAAAAATATTGATAATGTAAGTAGAATGAAATATGAAGAATTAGTTGAATATTTTAAAGAAATAGATGAAGTAAAAGATAAATACAAAAATGAAATTTCAATAAGAAAGGGAATGGAATGTGAGTATTTTGAAGATTATGATTGGCTTTATAAAGAGTTAAGAGAAAAATATAAGGCTGAATATCTAATCTTAGGAGTTCATTTTTTTCCATATAAAAATGAATGGTATTATGTAGGAGATTTAGACTTAAATTCTGAGAGTTTAAAAGCTTATACAGATTATGTAATAAAATCAATGGAAAGCAGGAAATTTGATTATTTAGCACATCCAGACCTCTTTGGGATAAGTTATAGAAACTGGGATGAAAATACAATTAATGCTTCAAGAAGAATATTAGAGGCTGCGGAAAAATTAGATATGCCTATAGAAATAAATATAAACGGAATTAGAAGGCCTGTAATTAGATATAATTTAGGAGAAAGATATGCTTATCCTATAAAAGAATTTTGGGAATTGTCTAAAGAATATAGTGTTAAAAGAATAATTGGGGTTGATGCGCATAATCCATTAAATCTTGAAAATATGGAGTGGGGATTAAATTTTGCTAAGGAAATTAAACTAGATATAATAGAAAAATTAAATTTATAA
- the ltaE gene encoding low-specificity L-threonine aldolase translates to MKNFIDLRSDTVTLQPDFMKEAMFKAEVGDDVYGDDTTINELEKLAAEIVGKEAALFVPSGTFGNQLALFTHCKRGSEVILADSNHIVVHEVGASAIIAGVQLRTIETLNGVITKGDIEKRIRFEEEDIHFPSTSLICIENAHSSGNVLSLENMKEVYETAKKYNLPVHLDGARIFNAATYLNVDVKEIAKYCNSVMFCLSKGLCAPVGSILAGDAEFIKRARKKRKVLGGGLRQAGYLAAAGIVALKDMTKRLKDDHDNAKFLAEELDKIPDLTVDLNNVKINMVFFKFNKEINTKALTEYFKKNGIKINDAENGKLRFVTHYWITKENIYKIIKTMKDFLAKSI, encoded by the coding sequence ATGAAAAATTTTATAGATTTAAGAAGTGATACAGTTACTCTACAGCCAGATTTTATGAAAGAAGCTATGTTTAAGGCAGAAGTTGGTGATGATGTATATGGTGATGATACTACTATTAATGAATTAGAAAAATTAGCCGCAGAAATTGTTGGAAAAGAAGCAGCATTATTTGTTCCTTCTGGTACCTTTGGAAACCAGCTAGCATTATTTACTCACTGCAAAAGGGGCAGCGAAGTTATTTTAGCTGATTCTAATCATATTGTTGTTCATGAAGTTGGTGCAAGTGCTATAATTGCAGGCGTCCAGCTTAGGACAATAGAAACTCTAAATGGAGTTATTACAAAAGGAGATATTGAAAAAAGAATCAGATTTGAAGAAGAAGATATCCATTTCCCTTCAACTTCTTTAATATGTATTGAAAATGCCCATTCAAGCGGAAATGTCCTATCTCTAGAAAATATGAAAGAAGTATATGAAACTGCCAAAAAATATAATTTACCTGTTCATTTAGATGGAGCCAGAATTTTTAATGCAGCTACATATTTAAATGTTGATGTTAAAGAAATCGCCAAATATTGTAATTCTGTTATGTTCTGTCTTTCTAAGGGATTATGCGCACCAGTTGGATCTATTTTAGCTGGGGATGCTGAATTTATAAAAAGAGCAAGAAAGAAAAGAAAAGTTTTAGGAGGTGGACTTAGACAAGCCGGTTATTTAGCTGCAGCTGGTATAGTAGCCTTAAAGGATATGACTAAAAGATTAAAAGATGATCATGATAATGCTAAGTTCCTTGCAGAGGAACTAGATAAAATTCCAGATTTAACTGTTGATTTAAATAATGTAAAAATTAATATGGTTTTCTTTAAATTCAATAAAGAAATTAATACTAAAGCCTTAACTGAATATTTCAAAAAAAACGGAATTAAAATCAATGATGCAGAAAATGGCAAATTGAGATTTGTAACTCACTACTGGATAACAAAAGAAAATATTTATAAAATAATAAAAACTATGAAAGACTTCTTAGCAAAGTCTATATAA
- a CDS encoding alanine/glycine:cation symporter family protein: MEAAVNKIGAVLLGPPFLILLVGTGIYLTFRLGFIQVFRMPLALKYIFEKEEKESGELVGDVSSFGALCTALSATVGTGNIVGVAAAIKTGGPGALFWMLVAAFFGMATKYAEGLLAIKYREKDENGEMSGGPMYYIEKGLGLRWLAKIFAIFGVGVALLGIGTFGQVKSISEAVKLTFNIPLVVTAAIITIIVALVTLGGIKRIASVSEKIVPFMAILYGIGAIIVLVLNLEKIPEAIKLILLGAFKPKAVLGGSIGITILTAMRSGVSRGLFSNESGLGSAPIAAAAAKTKSPARQGLVSMTGTFIDTMVVCTMTGIVIILTGMYEGNLEGTALTTAAFKAGIPLGNLGVYIVNLGLIFFAFTTIIGWNYYGERCIEYLAGVKAIKPYKIIFIVLVAIGSFLPLGLILGIADIVNGLMAIPNLIGLIGLREVIVSETNIYLEKLKEKKEKTKISLDRYVKEVK; encoded by the coding sequence ATGGAAGCAGCAGTAAATAAGATAGGAGCTGTATTACTTGGACCGCCATTTTTAATTTTATTAGTGGGAACAGGAATTTATCTTACCTTTAGGCTTGGATTTATACAAGTATTTAGGATGCCTTTAGCTCTTAAGTATATTTTTGAAAAGGAAGAAAAAGAAAGTGGAGAATTAGTAGGAGATGTAAGTAGTTTTGGAGCCTTATGTACTGCTCTATCTGCTACTGTTGGAACAGGAAACATTGTTGGTGTAGCTGCTGCTATTAAAACTGGAGGACCAGGAGCATTATTTTGGATGTTAGTTGCAGCTTTTTTTGGAATGGCAACCAAATATGCAGAAGGATTACTTGCAATAAAATATAGAGAAAAAGATGAAAATGGAGAAATGTCTGGGGGACCTATGTATTATATAGAAAAGGGTCTTGGCTTAAGATGGCTTGCAAAGATTTTTGCTATATTTGGAGTGGGAGTAGCTTTACTTGGCATAGGTACATTTGGACAAGTTAAATCTATATCTGAGGCTGTTAAGTTAACTTTTAATATACCCCTAGTAGTAACAGCTGCCATAATTACAATAATAGTTGCTTTAGTTACTTTAGGTGGGATTAAAAGAATAGCAAGTGTATCTGAAAAAATAGTTCCTTTTATGGCAATTCTTTATGGTATTGGAGCAATAATAGTATTAGTTCTTAATTTAGAAAAAATACCAGAAGCAATAAAGTTAATTCTTTTAGGCGCTTTTAAGCCAAAAGCAGTTTTAGGTGGATCAATAGGAATTACTATTTTAACTGCAATGAGAAGTGGAGTTAGCAGGGGGCTATTTTCTAATGAATCAGGCCTTGGCTCAGCTCCTATAGCTGCAGCAGCTGCAAAGACAAAGTCTCCAGCAAGACAGGGATTAGTATCAATGACTGGAACCTTTATTGATACAATGGTTGTTTGTACAATGACAGGAATAGTAATAATTTTAACAGGTATGTATGAAGGAAATTTAGAAGGAACTGCTTTAACTACAGCTGCTTTTAAAGCTGGTATTCCACTTGGTAATTTAGGAGTATATATTGTTAACCTTGGCCTTATTTTCTTTGCTTTTACAACTATAATTGGATGGAATTATTATGGTGAAAGATGCATAGAGTATCTTGCTGGAGTAAAAGCAATTAAGCCTTATAAAATTATATTTATAGTTCTTGTAGCAATTGGCTCCTTTTTACCTTTAGGTTTAATATTAGGAATTGCTGATATAGTAAATGGGCTTATGGCTATACCTAATTTGATAGGTCTTATAGGTCTTAGAGAAGTAATTGTTAGTGAAACAAACATTTATTTAGAAAAACTAAAGGAAAAAAAGGAAAAAACAAAGATTAGTTTAGATAGATATGTTAAAGAAGTGAAATAG